The Pirellulaceae bacterium genome includes a region encoding these proteins:
- a CDS encoding radical SAM protein translates to MIIKGKSLDVLLITDEHTEDEDQSFITNKDMIREGETFFSQSVKDKLDGLHARNSLLFPVEMDGEQVFQIRLPHRPSLALCDLATVIDRAGYSVCVLDNVRTLPWRYEQLRSIIQQKSPRVIGISTTFLMVSSYIKQLVKKLREMAPDAKIILGGQTVRELSELHDCADFAVFGEGEVAMLAILKSLDGDRDPSTIPNIAFLDDEGQLQYGSSIEQGIMVEVPGKPFKARVDEEIPIADWSLYGRNRDGVYSIEFSRGCKYNCFYCTYDRGMNLRSLDSIRTELVRNAEMGITKYRVADANFTDGPGRYKRYPHDICQLMIDLDLGLQWSCYSRVDDMTDELADLLMRAGCFGVFFGVESGDDRILKLMRKGHDVADSYKGIAIAQKHGLFVHSNFLVGYPGETRESYGNTLDFIERSRPDTVTLGIFFLPLRAPVNGPQFKDYELDGFGLNWRHATMDSDTARRLVAEGTSYLVDQGLVFGNEFEFQGMMSVGFSANDVQGILKSRSHKRRSGLAVRKVADHCPSWLMKMAEQNGRDVREMELVIS, encoded by the coding sequence ATGATTATCAAAGGGAAATCGTTAGACGTTTTATTGATTACCGACGAACACACGGAGGATGAGGATCAGTCGTTCATTACGAACAAAGACATGATTCGTGAAGGCGAGACATTTTTTTCCCAATCGGTAAAAGATAAGTTGGATGGACTGCATGCGAGAAACTCTCTGTTGTTCCCCGTTGAAATGGACGGTGAGCAGGTTTTTCAAATTCGGTTGCCACATCGTCCCTCATTGGCACTCTGTGATTTAGCAACGGTGATCGATCGTGCCGGGTACAGTGTTTGCGTACTTGACAACGTTCGGACATTGCCTTGGCGCTATGAGCAGCTGAGGAGCATTATTCAGCAAAAATCGCCGCGTGTCATTGGGATTTCAACAACCTTTCTGATGGTTTCCTCCTACATCAAGCAGCTTGTGAAAAAGCTGCGAGAAATGGCGCCGGATGCAAAAATAATTCTTGGTGGGCAGACCGTTCGGGAGCTGTCTGAGTTGCATGATTGCGCGGACTTCGCAGTGTTCGGTGAGGGCGAAGTGGCGATGCTTGCCATTCTCAAGTCCCTCGACGGCGATCGCGATCCCAGCACGATTCCCAACATTGCGTTTCTCGACGACGAGGGGCAACTTCAATATGGTTCCAGCATAGAACAAGGGATTATGGTCGAAGTGCCGGGTAAGCCCTTTAAGGCGCGCGTGGATGAGGAGATTCCAATTGCGGATTGGAGTCTCTACGGTCGGAATCGCGATGGCGTTTACAGTATCGAGTTCTCACGGGGCTGTAAGTACAACTGCTTTTATTGCACGTACGATCGAGGAATGAATCTTCGAAGTCTCGACAGTATTCGAACGGAATTGGTACGCAATGCAGAAATGGGAATCACCAAGTATCGCGTCGCAGATGCAAACTTCACCGATGGACCGGGAAGATACAAGCGCTATCCACACGATATCTGCCAGCTCATGATTGATCTTGACCTGGGCCTTCAATGGTCCTGTTATTCGCGAGTTGATGATATGACTGACGAACTTGCGGATTTATTAATGCGAGCTGGTTGTTTCGGAGTCTTTTTCGGCGTTGAATCCGGTGATGACCGAATTCTCAAGCTGATGCGCAAAGGACATGATGTGGCAGACTCCTACAAAGGTATTGCCATCGCCCAAAAGCACGGTCTGTTTGTGCATTCGAATTTTCTGGTGGGATACCCGGGAGAGACTCGGGAAAGCTATGGAAATACCTTGGATTTTATCGAAAGATCTCGGCCGGACACCGTTACTTTGGGGATCTTTTTTCTTCCCCTGAGAGCTCCCGTTAATGGTCCGCAATTCAAGGATTACGAGCTTGACGGTTTTGGTTTGAACTGGCGCCACGCAACGATGGATTCGGACACTGCTAGAAGACTAGTGGCGGAAGGGACGTCGTATTTGGTCGATCAAGGGCTGGTGTTTGGCAATGAGTTTGAGTTTCAGGGCATGATGTCTGTCGGATTTTCTGCTAACGATGTTCAGGGGATTCTTAAGTCTCGAAGTCACAAGCGAAGATCAGGGCTAGCCGTAAGGAAGGTGGCGGATCATTGCCCAAGTTGGCTTATGAAAATGGCGGAACAGAACGGAAGAGACGTGAGAGAAATGGAATTAGTCATTTCTTGA
- a CDS encoding ankyrin repeat domain-containing protein, translated as MVDIRGTARQFGGNDFSRFAVSDRRLEVAALLVKVGMDPNAKNGDQGSAIQIAETRGDDELADLPRKMAKLMP; from the coding sequence TTGGTAGACATCCGTGGCACGGCGCGACAATTCGGGGGGAACGATTTTTCTCGCTTTGCCGTTTCAGATCGTCGACTTGAGGTGGCTGCCCTGTTGGTCAAAGTCGGTATGGATCCAAACGCGAAAAACGGCGACCAAGGTTCGGCCATTCAAATTGCAGAAACGCGAGGAGATGACGAATTGGCCGATCTACCGCGGAAGATGGCGAAATTAATGCCGTAA
- a CDS encoding cupin-like domain-containing protein — protein sequence MNKAMRAERSVSLDPNRFRDRGVDVVDVRHLGYEAFREQYVNPSIPCILQGVIETWPAYHKWTKSFFQDQLGQLPILYHHVSNDGHSLDWLKGLPVTTVSDLIDRLDRGEAVKHFEVAHPYYDFFGKNPSLLEDLDLKDLDALFPPGKFLGLDRSDSRAWPFVPPYTPQLFIAGANAVSSGHYDPDHSHTLHWCVWGNKTVKMFAYDESTSDAIQAVCKLNLYEALDEETIAENPILEDLEGWSVTLEPGQLLFMPSRTWHFFRYEETAMSFVARCRSFDDWSGYRAFSEDSQSPVCTLAFYAQLWRACERRDRTLVGQILASQPTLSVLLARCFLLFVRVFTRNSGKS from the coding sequence ATGAATAAAGCTATGCGGGCTGAACGCTCGGTTTCCTTGGATCCAAATCGTTTCCGTGACCGCGGGGTGGATGTGGTTGATGTTCGCCACTTAGGCTATGAGGCATTCCGTGAGCAATATGTCAATCCATCTATTCCTTGTATTTTGCAAGGGGTGATCGAGACCTGGCCTGCCTACCATAAATGGACCAAGTCGTTTTTTCAGGACCAGCTTGGCCAACTTCCCATCCTTTATCATCATGTTTCGAATGACGGGCATTCTCTGGATTGGTTGAAAGGGCTTCCTGTCACCACCGTTTCTGACTTAATCGACAGACTTGATCGCGGTGAAGCGGTGAAGCATTTTGAAGTTGCCCATCCCTACTACGATTTCTTCGGAAAGAACCCTTCGCTACTCGAAGACCTTGACTTGAAAGATCTCGATGCGTTGTTTCCGCCGGGGAAATTCTTGGGGCTTGATCGATCCGATTCAAGAGCGTGGCCTTTTGTACCACCTTACACACCCCAGTTATTCATTGCCGGAGCGAACGCCGTTTCCAGCGGGCATTACGATCCAGATCACAGCCATACGCTTCATTGGTGTGTATGGGGGAATAAGACGGTCAAAATGTTTGCCTATGATGAATCAACAAGCGACGCGATACAGGCGGTTTGCAAGCTTAATCTCTATGAAGCGTTGGATGAGGAAACGATCGCCGAAAATCCTATTCTTGAAGATCTTGAGGGGTGGTCGGTAACACTTGAGCCCGGTCAGTTGCTTTTTATGCCAAGTCGGACATGGCACTTTTTTCGATATGAAGAGACTGCGATGTCGTTTGTTGCCCGTTGTCGATCATTTGACGATTGGTCTGGGTATCGAGCTTTTTCGGAAGACTCACAATCGCCGGTTTGCACACTTGCATTTTATGCCCAATTGTGGCGGGCCTGTGAACGACGCGACCGAACCTTGGTGGGGCAGATATTGGCGAGCCAGCCAACGTTGTCGGTACTCCTTGCAAGGTGCTTTTTATTGTTTGTTCGTGTTTTCACTCGAAATTCGGGTAAGTCTTGA
- a CDS encoding DUF1552 domain-containing protein produces the protein MSLPWLPSLASSTEPTSHKPAQKMVIMYIPNGIVRRSFFPGEDQTEIPGFIGGFNADKTKNERRIPNKPGIYPFDITPTMTPLTPHLDDVTMLTGLDRTYKNGQDVHAQGASCYLTSLSPEQASKQGIRHPNGRSLDQVIGDAVGNSTIFNTLEISCNGFTAGKEAIEFDNISWYGPGKIAPSIREPKILYERLFLRDSYREHVTQVTDLVLADAKTLSRRLNPDDRHALGEFMEMVRSIETRIAKQQELIAEADITLPANEILPRGDYIKLQCDLMLLAFQMGITNICTFMIGPERWDATLLYEGVFDNPVQHHNMTHNQKGDGWKNVSKIDLFHMEQFAYLIKRMKELKEIDGSTMLDNSLVTYGAGLGDGATHQYYDLPMILAGKAQGKIKQGRFVRCPSGTLNSNLWLTMAQLMGLSIDSFGDSTGVVSDLWT, from the coding sequence ATGTCATTGCCCTGGCTGCCATCACTGGCAAGTAGCACTGAGCCGACCTCCCACAAGCCCGCTCAAAAAATGGTAATCATGTACATCCCCAACGGCATCGTTCGCCGTTCTTTTTTTCCGGGAGAGGATCAGACTGAAATCCCGGGATTCATTGGTGGATTTAATGCCGACAAGACGAAAAATGAACGGCGGATACCGAACAAGCCTGGCATCTATCCCTTCGACATCACGCCCACGATGACGCCACTGACTCCTCACCTGGATGATGTGACGATGCTCACAGGACTGGACCGTACTTATAAGAATGGGCAAGATGTTCACGCCCAAGGTGCGTCTTGTTACCTGACAAGCCTTTCCCCCGAGCAAGCCAGCAAACAGGGTATCCGACACCCGAACGGTCGAAGCCTTGATCAGGTAATTGGCGATGCGGTGGGGAACTCGACAATATTTAACACCTTGGAAATCAGCTGCAACGGATTCACGGCGGGAAAGGAGGCCATTGAATTCGACAACATCTCTTGGTATGGCCCCGGCAAGATAGCACCCTCCATTCGCGAGCCGAAAATACTATACGAGCGACTATTCCTTCGAGACAGCTATCGGGAACATGTCACTCAAGTCACCGATCTGGTACTCGCAGATGCCAAGACGCTCTCGCGTCGCCTCAACCCTGACGATCGCCACGCGTTGGGCGAGTTCATGGAGATGGTACGATCTATCGAGACCAGAATTGCAAAGCAGCAAGAACTCATTGCCGAGGCAGACATCACCCTGCCAGCCAACGAGATTCTTCCCCGCGGCGACTACATCAAGTTGCAATGCGATTTAATGCTTTTGGCTTTTCAAATGGGGATCACCAACATCTGTACGTTCATGATTGGTCCCGAACGGTGGGACGCCACATTGTTGTACGAGGGCGTGTTCGACAATCCAGTCCAACACCACAACATGACACACAATCAAAAAGGGGATGGCTGGAAAAATGTAAGTAAAATCGACCTCTTCCACATGGAACAATTTGCTTACCTGATCAAGCGCATGAAGGAACTGAAGGAGATTGATGGCAGTACGATGCTTGACAACTCGCTCGTCACTTATGGCGCAGGCTTAGGCGATGGAGCCACCCACCAATACTACGACTTGCCGATGATTCTAGCAGGCAAAGCACAAGGCAAGATTAAACAAGGACGTTTCGTCCGATGTCCCAGCGGCACGCTCAACTCCAATCTCTGGCTCACGATGGCACAATTAATGGGTCTTTCCATTGACAGCTTTGGCGATAGTACAGGCGTCGTTTCAGACCTTTGGACCTAG
- a CDS encoding DUF1588 domain-containing protein yields MARFMTETPPAHWLRYLIVAALLQVSPWSRADEFKDFVQPLLAQKCVRCHGGEELKGEINLKQFNRGSQLLSQPELISNVLDILEADQMPPEGEPGLSESERSKLVVTFKSILRDSVAGIRPSALPLRRLNRLQYNNAVKDIFQLRCDVFSLPEKLMTRQTQYLQTDLNEMPAQVEVTSHSMQPLPGLQGVNPFPKDLRASHGFDNQASQLTLSPLLLDTFLQLSVSILESPDFNEKNVGIWKTFFRAPAKELDLTLEIRNRLTPFLGLAFRSAVPDETIDRYVAYTLASLDRGLPFSDSMKKTASAALSSPLFLYRSSGESDQTDSFELASNLSFFLWNSGPDQQLLDLAATRELKERQTLHKTIDRMFSDARIERFLDAFPAQWMQLENVLAVTPDPKQNRYFRLDGNFPASLQMVLEPLLVFDMVFVENRPIRELINPPVVYQSDFLKTWYNSELKPPGVDRQRILAENKEKETSRQQLRATIQSHQLALAAFRKSIRDRLLEKIKKDPEAQPPLDLKPYAAWEFNGDLTESIRSLDLEAHGEINFVDDKVVLNQAYLLSKNLPIDLKAKSLEVWCEVHDLNQRGGGVMGIQGPGDFFDTIVLGERRDKHWISGSNGFSRTEDFPESTPETKIKKMLHLVMIYAPDGTTSLYRDGQPYGKPYRHGEATFPKDRSSVIFGLRHVPAADDRYLSVTIDKARLYDRALTAEEVAASASGNNYYVTEQQLQTALSDQEKRTLEHLTESISAAQTSFERIAPSVDPAKAQENAQRVFDDELRRKLHSPLFERAAAKDPRYGGIITNAAMLSMTSGPTRTHPIARGAWIIEVILNDPPPPPPNDIPPLNEDAADKNLTIREKFSKHRENVNCAGCHSRLDPLGFALENFDITGRWRDRYQNGRDVDATGTLMRKYDFSNVVQFKQALVNQRQRFAKAFTAHLLRYALARELTPADSIAIEEIVANTDQHDHSLRAIIREIILHRAFVGN; encoded by the coding sequence ATGGCACGTTTCATGACCGAAACTCCGCCAGCTCACTGGCTAAGATATCTGATAGTTGCCGCACTTCTGCAGGTTTCGCCCTGGAGCCGCGCGGACGAATTCAAAGATTTCGTCCAACCGCTCTTGGCACAGAAATGTGTACGCTGCCACGGCGGGGAAGAGTTGAAGGGCGAAATCAACCTAAAACAATTCAACAGGGGATCGCAACTTCTGTCGCAACCAGAACTGATTTCGAACGTATTAGACATACTTGAAGCCGACCAAATGCCTCCCGAAGGCGAACCAGGCCTTTCCGAATCAGAACGATCCAAATTGGTGGTCACATTTAAGTCCATACTGCGTGACTCGGTGGCTGGCATTCGCCCCTCCGCCCTACCCCTGCGTCGCCTGAACCGTCTTCAATACAACAATGCGGTTAAGGATATTTTCCAGCTCCGTTGCGACGTATTTTCGCTGCCGGAGAAATTGATGACCCGGCAAACTCAATATCTGCAAACCGATCTCAACGAAATGCCAGCACAAGTTGAGGTAACATCCCATTCAATGCAACCTTTACCGGGCCTGCAGGGTGTCAATCCGTTTCCGAAGGATCTACGCGCTTCTCACGGTTTTGATAATCAGGCAAGTCAATTAACGCTCTCCCCCCTTTTACTCGACACCTTTTTACAACTTAGTGTATCCATTCTCGAAAGCCCCGATTTCAACGAGAAAAATGTGGGCATCTGGAAAACTTTTTTCCGAGCTCCTGCAAAAGAGCTTGATCTCACTCTCGAAATTCGAAATCGCCTCACACCCTTCCTTGGGCTTGCGTTTCGCAGCGCGGTCCCCGACGAAACAATCGACCGCTACGTGGCATACACGCTCGCCAGTTTGGATCGCGGTCTACCATTCAGCGACAGCATGAAGAAAACCGCTTCAGCCGCACTTAGCTCTCCCTTATTTCTGTATCGTTCCTCAGGTGAATCCGATCAAACCGATTCATTTGAACTCGCCTCGAACCTCTCTTTCTTTCTATGGAATAGCGGTCCGGACCAACAGTTGCTCGACTTAGCTGCAACGAGGGAACTCAAAGAACGTCAAACCCTTCACAAGACAATCGATCGGATGTTTTCCGACGCCAGAATTGAACGTTTTCTCGACGCCTTTCCGGCGCAATGGATGCAGCTTGAAAACGTTCTTGCCGTCACACCGGATCCGAAACAGAACAGATACTTCCGCCTCGACGGCAACTTCCCCGCCAGTTTGCAAATGGTACTAGAACCCTTGCTCGTTTTCGACATGGTCTTTGTCGAGAATCGCCCCATTCGTGAGTTGATTAACCCTCCGGTGGTGTATCAAAGTGACTTCCTCAAGACTTGGTACAACTCGGAATTGAAACCACCTGGGGTCGACCGCCAGCGAATCCTTGCAGAAAACAAAGAAAAAGAAACAAGCCGCCAACAACTCCGAGCCACCATCCAGTCTCACCAACTGGCGCTGGCCGCTTTCCGGAAGTCAATCCGAGACCGCTTATTGGAAAAGATCAAAAAAGACCCGGAGGCGCAGCCGCCGCTCGACCTAAAGCCTTATGCAGCCTGGGAGTTCAACGGAGATCTCACTGAGTCCATACGCTCGCTAGACCTCGAGGCCCACGGCGAAATCAACTTTGTCGATGACAAAGTTGTGCTGAATCAGGCTTACCTATTGAGCAAGAATTTACCGATCGACCTCAAGGCCAAATCATTAGAAGTTTGGTGCGAGGTTCACGATCTCAATCAGCGAGGCGGGGGCGTCATGGGCATTCAAGGGCCCGGAGATTTCTTCGACACCATCGTGCTCGGGGAACGGAGGGACAAACATTGGATTTCTGGCAGCAACGGTTTCAGCCGCACAGAGGACTTCCCCGAGTCAACTCCGGAAACCAAAATCAAGAAAATGCTACATTTGGTGATGATCTATGCACCGGATGGAACCACCAGCCTGTATCGAGATGGACAACCCTATGGCAAGCCCTATCGTCACGGCGAAGCAACTTTCCCAAAAGATCGCAGCTCGGTCATCTTTGGATTGCGACATGTGCCTGCGGCTGATGATCGATATCTGAGCGTCACGATCGACAAGGCTCGCCTCTACGATCGTGCATTGACTGCCGAAGAAGTGGCTGCGTCCGCTAGTGGGAACAATTATTACGTGACGGAACAACAATTACAGACGGCCTTGTCGGACCAGGAGAAACGAACTCTCGAACATCTGACCGAGTCGATTTCCGCCGCCCAAACCTCCTTCGAACGGATCGCTCCATCGGTTGATCCAGCGAAGGCCCAAGAAAACGCACAGCGCGTCTTCGACGATGAGCTGCGTCGCAAGTTGCATTCCCCTCTCTTTGAACGGGCAGCCGCAAAAGACCCGCGTTACGGGGGCATCATCACAAATGCAGCCATGTTAAGCATGACGTCAGGACCAACGCGAACGCATCCCATCGCACGTGGCGCATGGATTATTGAGGTAATCCTCAATGACCCGCCCCCACCGCCACCCAACGATATCCCACCTTTAAATGAGGACGCAGCTGACAAGAATCTCACGATCCGTGAAAAATTTTCCAAACATCGCGAAAACGTCAACTGTGCCGGCTGCCACTCCCGCCTCGACCCACTCGGCTTTGCTCTGGAAAACTTTGACATCACTGGGCGCTGGCGTGATCGCTACCAGAATGGTCGCGATGTCGATGCGACGGGAACATTGATGAGGAAATACGACTTTTCAAATGTGGTCCAATTCAAACAGGCACTCGTGAATCAGAGACAACGATTCGCAAAGGCGTTCACCGCGCATCTATTGCGTTATGCTCTGGCCCGAGAATTGACACCAGCTGACTCGATCGCCATCGAGGAAATTGTCGCCAACACCGACCAGCATGATCACTCACTGCGCGCGATTATCCGTGAAATCATCTTGCACCGCGCATTCGTTGGAAACTAA
- a CDS encoding alpha/beta hydrolase family protein: MGLLFRYQLSVLTVIMLSQLAGAQQAKSEPFVQYTGQEAEYLKRLHSRDGALAWSQAFDGGFTAWQTAARAKLVELLGLDRIAADAARHRPAVKLEPPIPEDGFVRQLGRIETEPGIVVPFWLLTPNNRPAEKRPLVICAHGHNTNGWNSYAGVYDDSQHRQATLAKEGDPGVQAVQRGYVALVPATRGLAATNSISDLKGRHGKRPCRAQLIHCLLAGRTAVGERVWDTQRILDWALAELPNVDDDRVVMLGNSGGGVLTVYVAALDERVAVAVPNCSFTSFTSSTGFVFHCDCCLVPRIQVEIGDMPDIGALAAPRPLLAVHGRKDSLHSSNDVESAMERVQEIYHEAGAANRFRFVWGNEGHKFYPDLMWPFIRKHLPPEPSTN, translated from the coding sequence ATGGGTTTGCTTTTCCGCTATCAATTGTCAGTACTCACCGTAATCATGTTGAGTCAGTTGGCTGGGGCGCAACAAGCGAAAAGCGAACCCTTTGTGCAATACACGGGTCAGGAGGCGGAGTATCTGAAGCGACTCCACAGCCGCGATGGCGCGTTGGCTTGGAGTCAGGCGTTTGACGGTGGTTTTACTGCCTGGCAGACTGCGGCACGTGCCAAGCTGGTCGAGTTGTTAGGCCTCGACCGCATAGCTGCGGACGCAGCGCGACATCGGCCTGCTGTCAAATTGGAACCTCCCATTCCAGAAGACGGTTTCGTGAGGCAGCTTGGAAGAATTGAAACAGAACCCGGGATCGTTGTCCCGTTTTGGCTGTTGACACCAAATAACCGGCCTGCTGAGAAACGTCCACTTGTGATTTGTGCTCACGGACATAATACGAATGGTTGGAACAGCTACGCCGGCGTTTACGATGATTCACAGCATCGTCAAGCGACGCTGGCGAAAGAGGGTGATCCGGGGGTGCAGGCCGTTCAGCGTGGATACGTGGCACTGGTTCCGGCCACCCGTGGCCTTGCCGCCACGAATTCGATATCCGACCTCAAAGGGCGGCATGGAAAACGCCCATGTCGGGCACAACTTATTCATTGTTTGCTTGCCGGGCGCACGGCCGTGGGCGAGCGGGTATGGGATACGCAACGAATCTTGGACTGGGCGTTGGCCGAGTTGCCGAATGTTGATGATGATCGAGTGGTGATGCTTGGCAATTCAGGGGGCGGGGTTTTGACCGTCTATGTGGCGGCGCTCGACGAACGGGTTGCAGTGGCCGTACCGAACTGTTCCTTCACTTCGTTTACGAGTTCGACCGGATTTGTGTTTCATTGTGATTGTTGTCTTGTTCCTCGAATCCAAGTTGAAATCGGCGACATGCCCGATATTGGGGCTCTTGCGGCTCCACGCCCTTTGCTGGCGGTCCATGGTCGGAAAGATTCGCTTCATTCTTCGAACGACGTAGAATCCGCCATGGAACGCGTGCAGGAAATCTACCACGAGGCTGGTGCTGCCAACCGGTTTCGTTTTGTTTGGGGGAACGAAGGGCACAAGTTTTATCCCGATCTAATGTGGCCATTCATTAGGAAGCATCTTCCGCCGGAGCCCAGCACTAACTGA